One region of Elusimicrobiota bacterium genomic DNA includes:
- a CDS encoding MlaD family protein, with amino-acid sequence MYTRSEIKAGAVILASAALCAVALVAAGRFGSFFAKKQTLRVLFTDVQGLKVDDPVQVMGLECGKVRALTVAHYQDQAGLSVPAVEVTARIAYPEPLADDTKVMVDCSLTGSTVLKIEPGRSAQRLGPDQRLMGAAPVSMTEIANKAGLMVKRIDEFVADVTDRNISGAVRASVLNLKKVSDEARTVMTSLNQTVPGTEASLDHSVKNIESLSKSLRESLAGNQARISETVINMHAASQSLARVGENMDQLVARSKEPVHGAVSDAAKAAANMKALTREVRWQPWLLLHKPNAADIRERSVYNAALEFSEGAESLNGAVQSLAAYMAAAKGDAAKLDSEKFKGLVAQIHASLENSAALEQRLWQQLTEKSREKLR; translated from the coding sequence ATGTACACTCGTTCGGAGATCAAGGCGGGGGCGGTGATCCTGGCGTCGGCCGCGCTCTGCGCCGTCGCCTTGGTGGCGGCCGGCCGCTTCGGCTCGTTCTTCGCCAAGAAGCAGACCCTGCGCGTCCTCTTCACCGACGTGCAGGGCCTCAAGGTCGACGACCCGGTGCAGGTCATGGGCCTGGAATGCGGCAAGGTCCGCGCGCTGACGGTCGCCCATTACCAGGACCAGGCCGGCCTCTCCGTCCCGGCCGTGGAGGTGACGGCTCGTATCGCCTACCCCGAGCCCCTGGCCGATGACACCAAGGTCATGGTGGACTGCTCTTTGACCGGCAGCACGGTGCTCAAGATCGAGCCCGGGCGGTCCGCGCAGCGCCTGGGACCGGACCAGAGGCTGATGGGAGCGGCCCCGGTCTCCATGACCGAGATCGCCAACAAGGCCGGCCTCATGGTCAAGCGCATCGACGAGTTCGTCGCGGACGTGACCGACCGCAACATCTCGGGCGCGGTCCGCGCCTCCGTGCTGAACCTCAAGAAGGTCAGCGATGAAGCCAGAACCGTGATGACCTCCCTGAACCAGACCGTCCCCGGCACGGAGGCCAGCCTCGACCACAGCGTGAAGAACATCGAGTCCCTCTCCAAGTCGCTCAGGGAGTCTTTGGCCGGCAACCAGGCCCGCATCAGCGAGACCGTCATCAACATGCACGCCGCGTCGCAGTCATTGGCCCGGGTCGGGGAGAACATGGACCAGCTCGTGGCCAGGAGCAAAGAGCCCGTCCACGGTGCGGTCAGCGACGCGGCCAAGGCCGCGGCCAACATGAAGGCCCTGACCCGCGAGGTGCGCTGGCAGCCCTGGCTCCTGCTCCACAAGCCCAACGCGGCCGACATCCGCGAGCGCAGCGTCTATAACGCGGCCTTGGAGTTCAGCGAGGGCGCCGAGAGCCTCAACGGCGCGGTCCAGTCGCTGGCGGCCTATATGGCCGCGGCCAAGGGCGACGCGGCCAAGCTCGACTCCGAGAAGTTCAAGGGCCTGGTGGCGCAGA
- a CDS encoding ABC transporter ATP-binding protein produces MAEEPVIAVQDLVQRFADRAVLDGISFQVRRGEILVIMGGSGCGKSTLLRALIGSLRPTSGSISLLGEDITRLDAAGLDRMRQKIGVLFQSGALFNSLTLGENIALPLQEHTDLAPDVVEIMVKMKLEMVGLRDFEHLKPAQISGGMKKRVGLARALALDPELMFYDEPSAGLDPVASAMIDELMMDLNRKTGVTSIVVTHDMGSAFKIAHRMILLFRGKVVAEGTPAQIRAAPDPLVRQFINGLADGPIPMRVSKKDYVDDLLGLGSDILEERRL; encoded by the coding sequence ATGGCTGAGGAGCCGGTGATCGCGGTCCAGGACCTGGTCCAGCGGTTCGCGGACCGGGCGGTGCTCGACGGGATCAGCTTCCAGGTCCGGCGGGGCGAGATCCTGGTCATCATGGGCGGCAGCGGCTGCGGCAAGTCCACCCTTCTGCGCGCCCTCATCGGCTCCCTGCGCCCCACCTCGGGCTCCATCAGCCTCTTGGGCGAGGACATCACGCGACTGGACGCCGCCGGGCTCGACCGCATGCGCCAGAAGATCGGCGTGCTCTTCCAGTCCGGGGCCCTGTTCAACTCCCTGACCTTGGGGGAGAACATCGCCCTGCCCCTGCAGGAGCATACGGACTTGGCGCCCGACGTGGTCGAGATCATGGTCAAGATGAAGCTCGAGATGGTCGGCCTGCGCGACTTCGAGCACCTCAAGCCCGCCCAGATCAGCGGGGGCATGAAGAAGCGCGTGGGCCTGGCGCGCGCGCTGGCGCTCGACCCGGAGCTCATGTTCTACGACGAGCCCTCCGCGGGCCTCGACCCGGTGGCCAGCGCCATGATCGACGAGCTCATGATGGACCTCAACCGCAAGACCGGGGTGACTTCCATCGTGGTGACCCACGACATGGGCAGCGCCTTCAAGATCGCCCACCGCATGATCCTGCTCTTCCGGGGGAAAGTGGTGGCCGAGGGGACGCCCGCGCAGATCCGCGCGGCGCCGGACCCGCTGGTGCGGCAGTTCATCAACGGCCTGGCCGACGGCCCGATCCCGATGCGCGTGTCGAAGAAGGACTACGTCGACGACCTGCTGGGCCTGGGCTCGGACATCCTGGAGGAGCGCCGGCTCTGA